A window of Pyrus communis chromosome 3, drPyrComm1.1, whole genome shotgun sequence genomic DNA:
CTTGTCTCAAGAGTTCCCTTGCATATTTTTCGTGAATAATTTTGTGTTCGATAGTGAAGCTACCACTGCTGAGGATTTAGAGGAACGCTGTCGAAATCCATCAAATTTTCCCATACTAATTGCTTGATGTATTTTGTTGAACTTTGTGGGCCTCATGTTGAATTAACCTGTAATGGTTTTATCAATAATGATAAACTTAGGACACTGTCATTCGCTTTTTGGTTTTACGGCCTTTTTCCTCACTGCCAAATATCATGGGGCTCATGAATTTTTCTTGCTTTGGCTTTTAAACTCAGGGAAAAAGTACAAGGTTGAAGAATATTACAAGCAACAAGAAAGGCTTCTTGAAGGGTTCAGTGAGATGCAGACCATGACTGATGAGGGTTGGTTGCCCGGAAGTCTTACAGAGGTTTGTTCAATTTGTGTGTTATCCCTCTCTTTGTATTGAGATTTGGATATTCGAATTTTATTTTCGTACTTCTTTATTTTCAGTTTGTGGAATTAAATGCGTTGTAGTTATATTTTGAGGGGTAGGGCACAGAAGCTGCCAAGTCTTAGCAGTTTGTTATCCTTGAATTTTATTCTCTCTACATTAGACATATAAGTGCACAAGTCTGGTTAATGAGTTGTTTCTCACAGCATGAAATTTCTTGGAATGACAAATTTCTCAATTAAACTCGTGTCTTTTGCATACATTTCTTCTCAGGATCAAATGAAGCAGCTAGCGAAGAGTGAGCGGATGGCAGTTCATGCATCAAACATAGCTAATTTGGTTCTTTTTGCTGCAAAAGTTTATGCTTCAATTATGAGCAGATCATTGGCAGTTATTGCCTCTACCTTGGATTCCCTCTTGGATCTCTTATCCGGCTTTATTTTGTGGTTCACTGCTAATGCCATGAAAAATTCCAACCAGTTTCGCTATCCTATTGGGAAGAAACGTATGCAACCAGTGGTAAGTTATCAAGCTTGATAACAATGGTaattttggaaatagttgggtCTTTGTTCCCACAATGAGTGGATGAATTGGAGCTGCATATTTTCTGTGTTCTCCAATTGGATCTCTTGTACGGCTTGATTCgccattttcttattttttgtgtgtataTCTTTAATTGTGTTTGATCATGCAGGGTATCATTGTCTTTGCATCTGTTATGGCTACTCTTGGACTGCAAATATTGATTGAGTCTGGTCGGGAACTCGTCTCACAGGCAGGTGACgcctttttttatatttttcttcgcACTTCATCTTTGAAGTTGGACTAGGAAGGCATCTGGCCAGGTTTCAGACTGTTTTATGGGTTCTGAGAAAGCTCTGATATGTTCCGGTGTTCCCTTTTAATTGTCTTCTATTATGTTTTTGTGGAAGCAAAACATTagattttcagttttatttggAACTGATATTCTGTATCTCAATCCTGGGGATGGTTTCTTAGCCTATTTCTGTCTGATCGTTTTTTCTTTTGGCCAGAGTTGCTTCGTTATGTAAAAACGATTGTCTAATTATGTCCTCACATTTCACTTGCTGCATTCTAGCTAGTTTTTATGGTCATCCTAGTGCTGACAGTTAAAACTGGAGTTCATGTAAATCAGAAACAACAGATAGGTCTATTTGACATCACTAGGTCgttttttcttcatcaaatgaaCGGAGTTCATGGTCCTATATGCAATTATTTGGTGTAAATATATGCTTACTGTGTAGATCTtaatttagcttgttttgtAATTAATGTTGCTGCTGTATCCTTTGTATCATTTTGTGGGTGCAGTCACCGCCtgcaaaaatgaatagtacgcAGGAGAATTGGATGATTGGCATCATGGTCTCAGTCACTGTAGTGAAGTTTGTGCTCATGGTCTACTGTCGTAGATTTAAGAATGAAATTGTACGGGCCTATGCACAAGACCATTTTTTCGATGTCATTACTAATTCAGTTGGTTTAGCAGCAGCAGTCCTAGCTGTCCGGTTCTTTTGGTGGATTGATCCTACTGGTGCTATTATAGTAAGTTCTTCATTTACCATTTTCGCTCCTTCTGATCTGCTGTACTTTTTAATCATTAATGTTAACTTCATTCTCTAGCCAACCCCAcatagtgggaaaaggctttgttgttgatGTAATGTTAA
This region includes:
- the LOC137728843 gene encoding metal tolerance protein 10 isoform X4, whose amino-acid sequence is MQTMTDEGWLPGSLTEDQMKQLAKSERMAVHASNIANLVLFAAKVYASIMSRSLAVIASTLDSLLDLLSGFILWFTANAMKNSNQFRYPIGKKRMQPVGIIVFASVMATLGLQILIESGRELVSQSPPAKMNSTQENWMIGIMVSVTVVKFVLMVYCRRFKNEIVRAYAQDHFFDVITNSVGLAAAVLAVRFFWWIDPTGAIIIALYTINTWTKTVLENVHALIGRTAPPDFLAKLTYLIWNHHEEIKHIDTVRAYTFGSHYFVEVDIVLPEDMLLNKAHNIGETLQEKLEQLPEVERAFVHIDFEFTHRPEHKNSVC
- the LOC137728843 gene encoding metal tolerance protein 9 isoform X1; its protein translation is MEISSPTSGGRTEPFLVSQDDAVQPDGNTSWRLDVKEFRLPQQSGTSGDDHDSGRSRFAFRRLCAPRKKYKVEEYYKQQERLLEGFSEMQTMTDEGWLPGSLTEDQMKQLAKSERMAVHASNIANLVLFAAKVYASIMSRSLAVIASTLDSLLDLLSGFILWFTANAMKNSNQFRYPIGKKRMQPVGIIVFASVMATLGLQILIESGRELVSQSPPAKMNSTQENWMIGIMVSVTVVKFVLMVYCRRFKNEIVRAYAQDHFFDVITNSVGLAAAVLAVRFFWWIDPTGAIIIALYTINTWTKTVLENVHALIGRTAPPDFLAKLTYLIWNHHEEIKHIDTVRAYTFGSHYFVEVDIVLPEDMLLNKAHNIGETLQEKLEQLPEVERAFVHIDFEFTHRPEHKNSVC
- the LOC137728843 gene encoding metal tolerance protein 10 isoform X2 — encoded protein: MKKWGRSERRAGEKQQKGRQQNKESTTTDRKWNPHTSGGEKGKKYKVEEYYKQQERLLEGFSEMQTMTDEGWLPGSLTEDQMKQLAKSERMAVHASNIANLVLFAAKVYASIMSRSLAVIASTLDSLLDLLSGFILWFTANAMKNSNQFRYPIGKKRMQPVGIIVFASVMATLGLQILIESGRELVSQSPPAKMNSTQENWMIGIMVSVTVVKFVLMVYCRRFKNEIVRAYAQDHFFDVITNSVGLAAAVLAVRFFWWIDPTGAIIIALYTINTWTKTVLENVHALIGRTAPPDFLAKLTYLIWNHHEEIKHIDTVRAYTFGSHYFVEVDIVLPEDMLLNKAHNIGETLQEKLEQLPEVERAFVHIDFEFTHRPEHKNSVC
- the LOC137728843 gene encoding metal tolerance protein 10 isoform X3, whose amino-acid sequence is MKKWGRSERRAGEKQQKGRQQNKESTTTDRKWNPHTSGGKKYKVEEYYKQQERLLEGFSEMQTMTDEGWLPGSLTEDQMKQLAKSERMAVHASNIANLVLFAAKVYASIMSRSLAVIASTLDSLLDLLSGFILWFTANAMKNSNQFRYPIGKKRMQPVGIIVFASVMATLGLQILIESGRELVSQSPPAKMNSTQENWMIGIMVSVTVVKFVLMVYCRRFKNEIVRAYAQDHFFDVITNSVGLAAAVLAVRFFWWIDPTGAIIIALYTINTWTKTVLENVHALIGRTAPPDFLAKLTYLIWNHHEEIKHIDTVRAYTFGSHYFVEVDIVLPEDMLLNKAHNIGETLQEKLEQLPEVERAFVHIDFEFTHRPEHKNSVC